The genomic DNA CTTAAACAAAGCTATGTCAGACTTTAATCTGTCCTTGGATTTAGGGTTTTTAACTAAGAGCCGTAGTTACACATTCTTTAAACCTAAATTTATCTTCTACGCTACTTATCTTTCTGAGAAGATTGGTTACTGGCGTTATATCACCATTTATCGTCATTTAGAACAACATCCTGAAGATAGAATTTACCCAATTTTCCGCTTCTTTGAAAATTGGTGTCAGGATGAAAACCGTCATGGTGACTTCTTTGACGCAATTATGAGAGCGCAACCCCAAATGTTGAACGACTGGAGAGCGAAACTATGGAGTCGTTTCTTCCTGTTGTCAGTATTTGCTACCATGTATCTCAATGATATTCAGCGTAAAGATTTCTATGCTACTCTCGGTTTAGATGCAAGGGAATATGACATTCATGTCATTAAGAAAACCAACGAAACCGCAGGTCGAGTTTTCCCAGTGATGTTGGATGTTGAGAATCCAGCTTTTTATGAACGGTTGGATGTTTGCGTTAGAAATAACGAGAAATTGAGAGAGATTTCTAACTCCAATAGTCCCAAGTTCTTACAATTCTTCCAAAAATTGCCCGTTTATGTTTCTCATGGTTGGCAGTTATTGAACTTGTACCTAATGAAACCCATTGATGCGGCTGTAGCTCATGGTCAAGTTCGGTAATTTAATTAATTGAGTTTAACTTTGTTAAAAAATACAGGTGGTTCTGAGAGTATCAGAGCCACTTTTTTTAGTTAAGACATCAAAATATTCTAAATAGGTAAACGTCCGGTGATGAACATTTTATAACCTCCTGACATGAGGATTAATGATAGGAAAAATTGCCATAAACTCGTAGGATTGAGGATAGCGCGACTACTCATAAATACGAGGATAATTCCCATAACTACGGGTATCCATCCCAATTCTTTCATCCCTCTGGGGAAGAAAATTAGTATCATTACTCCTATGCTGAGTGCAAGGATAGATGTATCTGCGGCTATTCCGCGCCACCAGTAGGGATAAACGTTAGTAGTGAAAATAATATTTTGTCCTACAAAGTAGATACCTAATATCAGCAAACCGAAGCCAAGTATTCTCAGTAAAAAGCCCATGATTATTTGAGTTTACAAGTTTGGTTATAATTTAGCACATACTTACTTATAGTAGAAGTATTTTTTGTCAGAAGTAGCTTACGCCACGCTGCGCGAACAGGATGTACCGGATGGGGATTTTATGGATAACTATGTAAAGATGTAAAATGTAAAAAAATAGCAAAATAGATGCAAATTAGTAAGCGAATTCAATAAATGTAGATGCTTTACATGAATTAAGAACTATGACCGAACTAACCAGTATAAAACAGCTATCAAGGATTGTTTTAAAAGGTTTCAAATCTATTGCAGAATGTGACCTTCATCTTTCTCAACTTAATATACTCATTGGTTGTAATGGTGCAGGGAAATCCAATTTTATTGGCTTTTTTCGTATGGTTCAAGAAATACTTGATAGACATTTACAAATTTTTGTTAGTCGTCAAGGTGGACCAGATTCAATTTTACATTTTGGTCGAAAAACAACTGAACAATTAGAGATTAAACTCTACTTTAACGATAATACTACATATTTTGCGACCCTTGAACCAACTCAAGATAACCGTATGATGTTTTCTAAAGAGTCTTTGGGATTGGTTGATGATAGTGAGTGGGAAATAGGTAGTGGACATTTTGAAACTCACGCTTATACAGGGACTGAGAGAAAAATTGATGAATATGTATTATTTGCTATGCTACCTTGGAGGGTTTATCATTTTCATGATACCAGTGACAGTGCTTATGTAAAACAACCTACTCCTATTAATGATAATATTTACCTGCGTCCAGATGCTCGTAATTTAGCGGCTTTTTTGTATTTATTAAAAAACAATTATTCTCAATCTTATCAACAAATTGTCAAAACAATCCGGCTTGTTGCACCTTTTTTTGATGATTTCTTATTGCGTCCTTCTCCACACAATCAGGATGTAATAGAGTTAGAATGGTTTGAACAAGGTCAGGATATTCCTTTTAAAGCTCATCTGCTGTCTGATGGAACACTGCGTTTTATATGTTTAGCAACGGTATTTTTACAACCTGCAATTTTACAACCAGAAACTATTTTAGTTGATGAACCAGAATTAGGTCTTCATCCTTATGCAATTACTATTTTAGCATCTTTAATACGTGCTGCTTCTAGAGAAAAACAAGTAATTGTTTCAACTCAATCTGTGGAATTATTGAATGAATTTACAGCAAATGATGTGATTGTTGTAGATAGAAAAGATGGTAAATCATTACTGCGTAGATTAAATGAGGATGATTTACAAGAGTGGTTAGAAGATTATACTTTAGGAGAGTTATGGAAAAAGAATATTATTGGAGGTAGACCTTCAAAATGATTCGAGTACAGATTTTTGTGGAAGGACAAACGGAAGAAACTTTTGTTAGAGAATTGCTTTACAATCATTTTCTACAACAAAACATATATGTTAATCCTATACTTCTGGGTGGTGCGGTAACTTATGGAAAAATTAGAAAAGAATTATCTCGTAAATGTTCTGAAGATAGCACTGCTTTTGTAACTACGATGTTAGATTTGTATGGATTACCAAAAGATTTTCCAGGTAAAAGTTCTATTCCTAGTACCAATAATCCTTTTGAAAAAGCTGAATATCTAGAAAAACAAATGGGTGTAGATATTGGAACGCAAAATTTTATTCCTAATTTATTGGTGCATGAGTTTGAGGGACTTCTTTATAGTAATCCCCAAGCTTTTTTAGGATGGTTTGATCAAAGTGTAGTAGAAATTTTAGAAAGTGAACGTAAATTATTTCCTTCACCTGAACATATTAATGATAGTCCGATAACAGCACCTTCTAAACGTATTCTTCGATGTTGTCCTGGATATGATAAACCTTTACATGGTTCTTTAATTGCTATGGATATTGGTTTGGATACAATACGTAATCAGTGTCAGCATTTCGATAAATGGTTGACGAAACTGGAGAATATTAAGTAGTTAAATATTTTGTCTGAATCAGGATGTCCAGGATAGGTATTTGATGAATATATATGATATAATAGTAAATTATTAATTATTCTGTTAGACGTAACTTATGTCCTATAAAGTCAGTATTGTTATTGAAAAGGATGAAGATGGATATTATGCTTATTGTCCTGAACTTCCTGGTTGTCAATCTGAAGGTGATTCATTAGAAGCAGTACAAGCAAATATTAAGGAAGCGGTGGAATTATATATAGAAACATTATCAGAATTTTCAAACATATTTTAAATATATTTTTGTCTGAATCAGGATGTCCAGGATTTTAGGATTTTCAGGATGGTAATTTTTAATAGTTTCAGGAAGGTTAGGGCATAATAGTAAAAATAGTGACAGTGTTTCCGTTTTAGTTCTTGCAAGGCTGAATGTTAAATAATTTTCATGAGGTGTGTATCTGGAATACCCATTTTTGATACACTTGATATACAAAATGGTATTAAATAAACTTCATAACAGTTGATGGAGATTTGACTTGACCGAATACAGAATTAAACTACAAGCAAACGAGATTAAGCCCAGGTTGCAACTGCTAAAAAAGAAAGCTTTATTAATAGAACCTAAGTTGGCAGCTAGGATTAATGAAATGGGAACTACATTGTCTAAATATAAAAATGAACTTCTTGATAAAAAACGGTTTTTAATAGGTTTTCTCAATGAATTTTATTACGATATTCAAACTTATATATATGACATCAAACCGATTTTAAATTTACCTCAAGGAGAAATAGAAAAATTTTGCCAACAAAAGAATCTGTCTGTAACTGAGTATTACTGGTATAGCGTTATATTGCCTAATTGGTTGAGTCAAGAAGATCCAAAATTTTCTTACTGGATTGAAAAACTTATACAAGAAGAGTATAGTGGTAGTGATGAAGATTTAATTATTGCTATAACTAAAACAATTAATTCTAGGACTGACGGAAGTGCTTCAAATCGTTATATTCTAGATTTATCTATGGCTACAGATTTACTTGTTAGTCATGTTCCTAGTACACTTGAGCCTGTGTTTGTTCAGCTTACAGGTATGTCTAACTTGCGGGATGAACAACTTAACCCTGATTTTCTGAATAAGCAGCAGCGATGGAATAACACTCTATCATGTTGGGGTATTAAACGGGCTTTATTGGTTACTCATGATGCTCAAGTGAACAGTGCAAACAATCTACTCAAGTTAGCTGATGTTATGCTAAAAGAGAGTAGCGATCGCCCGAATAATTTTATTGCTGTTATACCCTTTCCTGGATAGTATTATGACTAAGAATGTAAGTATTTATAATCAGTCAACTTCCGAGGTAGATTGGAAATATCTGGAAGCATCCCAACAGTTGCAGCTAGATAAGCAAAATTATGGTGCTGATTATATTCATCTTTATGTTGATGATATAGAAGGTGATTGGCTGGAAAATTGGGATTGGGAAGATGATTTACAAGATTATATTGATGCTTTTTATCATCATTGTGAACAGGGAAATTATCAATTTGCTTTGGATACTTTAAATGCTTGTGATGATTTATTGAATCAACCAGAAAATTATGAAAAGGGTTTAGAGGTTTATGGTTATTTGGTTGAAAGGTTAGAGTTAGAATGTTCAAGACAGACTGATATAAATAATCAAGAAATTTTGAACGAAGCAAGACAGCGTATTTTTATATTACAAAATAATGGGCAAGGGGAAAATATGCAAGAAGAAAAAATGATGAATATTATAGTTACAGAAGGATCTCGTTTAGGATACATGAAAAAATTACTAGAGAAAGTGCATAATGGTGTAATTAGAAAAACTTGGAAATTTGAATGTTGTACTCGTGACGATGAAACACAAACTTCTTATAGTAAACAAGCACGTGCAACAAGCGGAAATTTTATAGTAGATTTTGGATTTTGGTATGATATTGAATTAGGTGGTTATTTTATAAGTAAAACAGATGGATCTGAACAAGATAATATTAATGAAGATTTCTATTCATCAACCTTTTCTAATCAAGAACTTGATTTAATAATAGAATACTTGAATAAAATTGAAGGAGCAAATTGGCAAGCTAAATCAATGGATTTAGATGCGTTACCAGAATAAATAAAAGTTTACATTACTCCCTCACCACCATAAGAATACTGATTGAATGAACCACGAAGACACGAAGAACAAGAAGCAAGAAGAGTAATCTTAGGATGGTAAGATAATAGTTAGTTAGGTAGCCAAGTTAAATCAACCCTGTCATCAATGTTTTTTAAAGCTAATAAAACCATATTTAAAGATTCATATCCACTATTTGCATCCTCAAATGTTATGTAATTTGTATCTAGGAGATCATCACACATAATACTGATGATAAAATAAAAAAAGCGTATATTCACTGAAAACCCTAAAAATTTAAAAATAAAAATATTTATACTCCATAACCAACAGAATGCTTTAAAATCCCCAACTCCATGTAAAATACATAATTCAGACTGTATTTCCTCAACAACATGGGTAGCACATTTGGTCATCTTTTCCGAATTACAACATTTGGCGAATCTCACGGCGGCGGTGTGGGTGTTATCATTGATGGTTGTCCCCCACGACTGGAAATTTCCCCCGCAGAAATTCAATTTGAACTAGACAGAAGACGGCCAGGACAAAGTAAAATCACAACACCCCGCAAAGAAGCGGACACCTGTGAGATATTATCAGGGACATTTGAAGGTAAAACCCTGGGAACACCTATTTCTATCCTAGTCAGAAATAAAGATACCCGTTCCCAAGATTACGATGAGATGGCGCAAAAATACCGTCCTTCTCACGCAGATGCTACCTATGATGCAAAATATGGGTTTAGAAATTGGCAAGGTGGTGGCAGATCGTCAGCCCGTGAGACAATAGGTAGAGTAGCAGCAGGTGCGATCGCCAAAAAAATTCTCCGTCAAGTTGCAAATGTAGAAGTTATCGCCTATGTTAAACGCATCAAAGACCTAGAAGGAAAAGTTGATACAAACACCGTCACTTTGGAAGATGTAGAAAGTAATATCGTCCGTTGTCCAGATGGCGAAATTGCTAACCAAATGATAGAACTAATAGAAAAAACTGGTAGAGATGGTAACTCTATTGGTGGTGTAGTTGAATGTGTAGTCAGAAACGTTCCCAAAGGTTTAGGAGAACCAGTTTTTGATAAATTAGAAGCAGACTTAGCAAAAGCGGTCATGTCACTTCCTGCAAGTAAAGGTTTTGAAATAGGTTCAGGTTTTGACGGAACTTTGTTAACAGGTTTTGAACATAACGACGAATTTTATATTGATGAAAGTGGTGAAATTAGAACAATAACCAACCGTTCTGGTGGTATTCAAGGGGGAATTTCTAACGGTGAAAATATCATTATCAGAGTTGCTTTCAAACCAACTGCAACTATTAGAAAAGAACAAAAAACCGTAACTAAGGAAGGAGAAGAAACAGTTTTAGCTGGAAAGGGAAGACATGATCCTTGTGTTTTACCTCGTGCTGTTCCTATGGTTGATGCAATGGTGGCTTTGGTTTTATGCGATCATCTTTTAAGACATCATGGACAGTGTAAATTATTTTAGAGATTTGGAAATTCGGAACTTACAAAATAACTGAAAATCTCTATAATACTTTCTTATCTTCGTGTTCTTCGCTCCTTCGTGGTTCATTTTTAAGAAATAGAAGAAAACGAACCGCAGAGGCGCAGAGAACGCAGAGAGAAGAGGAAATAGAAAGTTTGTTAATTATTGATTTATCGTTTTTTAAATAATCTAAAATATGGTTATTTTATGTCTAAAATTATTTTACCCCCTCCTTTAAAACCTGGTGATTTATTGCGTGTTATTGCTCCTAGTGGTGCGTTAAGAGAGTTTGCAGCTTTTGAACAAAGTTTGGAAATTTGGAAAGCGCATGGTTACAATATCCAAATTAGCGACAATATAGACAGCAGATATGGTTATCTTGCCGGTACTGATGCTCACCGTTGTCAACAACTCGCTACAGCATGGCATGATTCAGACTGTCGCGGTATTATCTGCGCTAGGGGTGGTTTCGGTAGTACCCGCATTTTGGAAAGTTGGTCTTGGGAACAAAAAACGGCAGATCCGAAATGGTTGCTCGGTTTTTCTGATATCACAGCCCTGCTCTGGAGTCTCTACAAGGCTGGTATTTCTGGTTTACATAGTCCCGTACTCACTACCCTAGCAAATGAGCCAGAATGGTCAATAAAACGGTTATTTGATATTGTAGCAGGTCGTTCTGTAGCACCTTTACAGGGTAAGGGTTGGGGTGGTGGTAAAGTTACAGGAGTGCTACTTCCTGGTAATCTCACGGTAGCAACCCATCTTTTAGGTACACCGCTATTACCTGATCTAGATGGTGTCATCTTAGCTTTTGAAGATGTCGCAGAAGCACCCTATCGCATTGATCGAATGTTAACTCAATGGCGGTTAAGTGGCGTTTTATCAAAAGTTCGGGGTATTGCTTTGGGAGGTTTCACCGACTGTGATGCACCACCTAATATACCGAGTTTGAGTATAGAAGAAGTTTTGCAAGATAGATTATCTGATTTAGGTATTCCTATTGTTTCCGATTTACCTTTTGGTCATGATAGTCCCAATGCTGCTTTACCTGTAGGGGTAGAAGCAACATTAGATGCAGATGAGGGAATACTAAATGTTTGCTGTTAAACCTAACGATTCTAAACAACAACAGAAACTTTCTATTTGTTGTAGAAAACATTCTTCGTCTGTAAGATTGGCAAAAGGCTGAGAAACAACATTAATTTGATCAGCAATGCTTTTATAAGTTGCTTTAATTATGGAAATCATGTTAATAAAGTCATCTAAATAATCAGGATTTTCCAGAGAAGGAACAACTAAATTACTTGGAAGAGATGCAATTATTTTGCCAAAATCTGCGTTTTCTAAGTTTAAAAATGAAGCACAAAGATTATCATATCTTTGATTAATTTGCATACTATCCTGATGTTTGTCTGCACTCAGCCAATTAGGTTGTACTGACTGTTTTTTCTGAAGAATAGCAATTTGATGTCCTGGTTCAATTATTTCCACATCAAAACTATCTGGATACACGGACAACCAGTTTTTTAAGATTGTTTTTTCACCTTCTCTATTGACATCATCTAAAATTACCAAACCACCAACACACAATTGATCATAGATTTGATATAAACAGGCTTCTCTTCCTCTTAATGTGTAAAATGGTGGCCCATCTATAATTACACAATCAATATTCAGGTTACTTAAAGCAGCCTCTTGAGTATAAGTCAAAATCTGACCTGAACCGTATTTTTGAAAACTCAAAGGCTGATATTTTAATTGTAAAAGATTTGGAAATTCCAGAAATTCTTGAGCTAGTGCTTGAGTTTGATCATAAAAATTTGCATCTGCATCTATGGAAAGAATGTTAGTTTTAGGAAAACTTAAAGCTAGACGGATAGAACTTGCTCCACTACCAAACTCGACAATATGATTTGGGATATTGAAT from Okeanomitos corallinicola TIOX110 includes the following:
- a CDS encoding DUF4276 family protein; the encoded protein is MIRVQIFVEGQTEETFVRELLYNHFLQQNIYVNPILLGGAVTYGKIRKELSRKCSEDSTAFVTTMLDLYGLPKDFPGKSSIPSTNNPFEKAEYLEKQMGVDIGTQNFIPNLLVHEFEGLLYSNPQAFLGWFDQSVVEILESERKLFPSPEHINDSPITAPSKRILRCCPGYDKPLHGSLIAMDIGLDTIRNQCQHFDKWLTKLENIK
- a CDS encoding AAA family ATPase; this translates as MTELTSIKQLSRIVLKGFKSIAECDLHLSQLNILIGCNGAGKSNFIGFFRMVQEILDRHLQIFVSRQGGPDSILHFGRKTTEQLEIKLYFNDNTTYFATLEPTQDNRMMFSKESLGLVDDSEWEIGSGHFETHAYTGTERKIDEYVLFAMLPWRVYHFHDTSDSAYVKQPTPINDNIYLRPDARNLAAFLYLLKNNYSQSYQQIVKTIRLVAPFFDDFLLRPSPHNQDVIELEWFEQGQDIPFKAHLLSDGTLRFICLATVFLQPAILQPETILVDEPELGLHPYAITILASLIRAASREKQVIVSTQSVELLNEFTANDVIVVDRKDGKSLLRRLNEDDLQEWLEDYTLGELWKKNIIGGRPSK
- the acsF gene encoding magnesium-protoporphyrin IX monomethyl ester (oxidative) cyclase; this translates as MVNSLEKPGFEEMRPGVKVPSKETLLTPRFYTTDFDEMARMDISVNEDELQAILEEFRIDYNRHHFVRDAEFEQSWDHIDGETRQLFVEFLERSCTAEFSGFLLYKELGRRLKDKSPVLAECFNLMSRDEARHAGFLNKAMSDFNLSLDLGFLTKSRSYTFFKPKFIFYATYLSEKIGYWRYITIYRHLEQHPEDRIYPIFRFFENWCQDENRHGDFFDAIMRAQPQMLNDWRAKLWSRFFLLSVFATMYLNDIQRKDFYATLGLDAREYDIHVIKKTNETAGRVFPVMLDVENPAFYERLDVCVRNNEKLREISNSNSPKFLQFFQKLPVYVSHGWQLLNLYLMKPIDAAVAHGQVR
- the aroC gene encoding chorismate synthase; amino-acid sequence: MGSTFGHLFRITTFGESHGGGVGVIIDGCPPRLEISPAEIQFELDRRRPGQSKITTPRKEADTCEILSGTFEGKTLGTPISILVRNKDTRSQDYDEMAQKYRPSHADATYDAKYGFRNWQGGGRSSARETIGRVAAGAIAKKILRQVANVEVIAYVKRIKDLEGKVDTNTVTLEDVESNIVRCPDGEIANQMIELIEKTGRDGNSIGGVVECVVRNVPKGLGEPVFDKLEADLAKAVMSLPASKGFEIGSGFDGTLLTGFEHNDEFYIDESGEIRTITNRSGGIQGGISNGENIIIRVAFKPTATIRKEQKTVTKEGEETVLAGKGRHDPCVLPRAVPMVDAMVALVLCDHLLRHHGQCKLF
- a CDS encoding LD-carboxypeptidase, with amino-acid sequence MSKIILPPPLKPGDLLRVIAPSGALREFAAFEQSLEIWKAHGYNIQISDNIDSRYGYLAGTDAHRCQQLATAWHDSDCRGIICARGGFGSTRILESWSWEQKTADPKWLLGFSDITALLWSLYKAGISGLHSPVLTTLANEPEWSIKRLFDIVAGRSVAPLQGKGWGGGKVTGVLLPGNLTVATHLLGTPLLPDLDGVILAFEDVAEAPYRIDRMLTQWRLSGVLSKVRGIALGGFTDCDAPPNIPSLSIEEVLQDRLSDLGIPIVSDLPFGHDSPNAALPVGVEATLDADEGILNVCC
- a CDS encoding type II toxin-antitoxin system HicB family antitoxin — protein: MSYKVSIVIEKDEDGYYAYCPELPGCQSEGDSLEAVQANIKEAVELYIETLSEFSNIF